A window of Actinomycetota bacterium genomic DNA:
ATGATTCTTGGTATGTGGTTCGAAATACTCCTGGGGTGACTAGCTTTGTTGGTACAAGTGCTCGCCCCACTCCCCTCTCGGATGAGGAAGTAGAAAGGATTCTCCACAGAATCAAAACGGAGAAACCAAAACCAAAAACCGAGTTCGTGGAGGGTCAAACGGTGAAAGTTATCTCGGGTCCTCTTGCAGACTTCACGGGTACCATAGCCGAGATCAATCTCGATCAAAGCAAACTTAAAGTTTTGGTCAATATTTTCGGCCGGGAGACCCCCGTTGAGCTCACCTTCGATCAGGTCGCCAAGCTTTAAGCGTAATGTTCACGACACATTGGTAACACTTATATATTTTG
This region includes:
- the nusG gene encoding transcription termination/antitermination protein NusG; the protein is MAKKWYVVHTYSGYENKVKTNLERRIESMDMKDKIFQVVIPTEDIMEIKGGKKVVSPKMVFPGYLLVQMELDDDSWYVVRNTPGVTSFVGTSARPTPLSDEEVERILHRIKTEKPKPKTEFVEGQTVKVISGPLADFTGTIAEINLDQSKLKVLVNIFGRETPVELTFDQVAKL